One Vulpes lagopus strain Blue_001 chromosome 18, ASM1834538v1, whole genome shotgun sequence DNA window includes the following coding sequences:
- the MC3R gene encoding melanocortin receptor 3, giving the protein MNASCCLLSAQPTLPNSSEHLAAASFGNQSGSGFCEQVFIKPEVFLALGIVSLLENILVILAVARNGNLHSPMYFFLCSLAVADMLVSVSNALETVMIAIVNSNYLTFEDRFVQHMDNVFDSMICISLVASICNLLAIAVDRYVTIFYALRYHSIMTVRKALAWIVAIWVCCGVCGVVFIVYSESKMVIVCLITMFFAMLLLMGTLYVHMFLFARLHVQRIAALPPADGVAPQQHSCMKGAVTITILLGVFIFCWAPFFLHLVLIITCPTNPYCVCYTAHFNTYLVLIMCNSVIDPLIYAFRSLELRNTFKEILCSCNGMNLG; this is encoded by the coding sequence ATGAACGCTTCGTGCTGCCTCCTGTCTGCTCAGCCAACGCTGCCCAACAGCTCGGAGCACCTCGCAGCCGCGTCCTTCGGCAACCAGAGCGGCAGCGGCTTCTGCGAGCAGGTCTTCATCAAGCCCGAGGTCTTCCTGGCGCTGGGCATCGTCAGCCTGCTGGAAAACATCCTGGTCATCCTGGCCGTGGCCAGGAACGGCAACCTGCACtcccccatgtacttcttcctctgcaGCCTGGCGGTGGCCGACATGCTGGTGAGCGTGTCCAACGCCCTGGAGACCGTCATGATCGCCATCGTCAACAGCAACTACCTGACCTTCGAGGACCGGTTCGTCCAGCACATGGACAACGTCTTCGACTCCATGATCTGCATCTCCCTGGTGGCCTCCATCTGCAACCTCCTGGCCATCGCCGTGGACAGGTACGTCACCATCTTCTACGCGCTGCGCTACCACAGCATCATGACCGTGCGCAAGGCCCTGGCCTGGATCGTGGCCATCTGGGTGTGCTGCGGCGTCTGCGGCGTGGTGTTCATCGTCTACTCCGAGAGCAAGATGGTCATCGTGTGCCTCATCACCATGTTCTTCGCCATGCTGCTCCTCATGGGCACCCTCTACGTGCACATGTTCCTCTTCGCCCGGCTGCACGTCCAGCGCATCGCGGCGCTGCCACCTGCCGACGGGGTGGCCCCGCAGCAGCACTCGTGCATGAAGGGGGCCGTCACCATCACCATCCTGCTGGGGGTATTCATCTTCTGCTGGGCCCCCTTCTTCCTGCACCTCGTCCTCATCATAACCTGCCCCACCAACCCCTACTGCGTCTGCTACACTGCCCACTTCAACACCTACCTGGTCCTCATCATGTGCAACTCCGTCATCGACCCCCTCATCTACGCCTTCCGGAGCCTAGAGCTACGTAACACCTTCAAGGAGATCCTCTGCAGCTGCAACGGCATGAACCTGGGGTAG